The Lentisphaera araneosa HTCC2155 DNA segment CGTAGAGAAATTCTCAATGATGAGAACAGAAGAAGCCATTAAACGTTCAACTGTCATCTTATTTGTTATCGACATGTCTCAAGGCGTTACCAACGGCGACAAAAAAATCGCCAACACAATTAAAGCCGAAGGTAAACCTTGCGTTGTGATTGCCAACAAATGGGATTTAGTCAAAGCCGAAGCTCCTAAACAGAAATTTTTAGATGACTTAGAGCACGACCTACCCTTCATGCGCTACTGCCCCATCATCTTTACTTCTTCTGTCGATGGCAATGGTTTCCGCGACTTACTCCCTGCCACTTTACGCATTTTCGAGCAATCTCTAGTCGATATTCCAACAGCACTCCTCAACCAAGTCTTGCATGACATGGTTTTGCGAACTCCACCCCCCTCGACAGGCAAAGGCTTTTTCAAAATCTATTATGCGACGATGGTCAAAAACCCTCCTGCACACTTTATTATTTTCTGTAACAAGAAAAACTATTGTCAGGATCACTATAAGCGCTTCATAGAGAAAACAGTTCGTAATGCATTCGGCCTCTCAGGCATACCAATTGAGATCGAGTACCGCGAAAGAACTCACCTGCAGGAGAAATTCCGTGAAAATGGCTCCCTTCCTGGTGAGGTGAAAGATAAAATGGCAAAAGACCGTAAAAAAGCTTGGCGCCGTTCAAAAAAATACCGGGGTTAATAATTCAAATGCTAGCAAATTGCTAGCATTTTTTTTATACCTAAAGCCAGAAGTGTTCGGCATTGAAAATGCTTAAGTTAGTGCTTAAGCATTTTGAAAAAAGTTAAACCTTTTTAATCCCACCAGTAATTGTGCCAAAATTCGCGATTTTTTTATAGGTGAATTTATTTTCGTCCTGAGGCTTAGTACACCGCACTCGTAAGTAATTAACACGACTCTTCCTCTGTCATGATCAAAAAAAGAGACTAACTGTACTTAGGGTCACTCTATTTGGCGACTTTGTAAACTGCTTTAAATCAACGCTTTACGAACACTTTACTTTCTGGATTATATCTATATCTTCCTAACTATGAAGAAGATGACCAAAACAGAAGAACGAAACCTTAAGCGCTGGTGCTTGGTTCAAGAGTTCAGAGAGAAACTGACAAAAGAGCTTGAGCACCATCCGCGTCACCCCTCCGAAGATGACCCTCGACGCAAATTGCATTACCTCGATTATGCCTCAGCTATTCTCTTTACTTTGTTTAACCCTGTGTTGAAATCTATGCGAGGGCTTTGTGCTGCCAGTGAGTTAAAAAAAGTTCAAGAACATGTGACCCTTGGAAAAATAAGTCTAGGAAGCTTTTCCGAGGCACAACATGTTTTTGATGCGACTTCTTTACAACATTTAGTTCAAAAGTTATCCTCAAAAATTCCCATTAATAAAATCCAGGATCGAAGTCTCTTAGCTGCTGTCAAGGATTTAGTTGCAGTAGATGGATCTTTATTTCAAACCTTAACGAGGGTGCTCTGGGCTGAATGGCTCGATGAAAACCACAAAGCAGCAAAGCTTCATTTGGGTTTTTCTCTACTAAAGCAAAGTGCTGTTGATGCTGTTATAACTGCCGGGAATAGCTGTGAACGGAAAGCTCTTCTCAAGATGGTTCAACCAGGCGTCATGTATGTTTGCGACCGTTATTACGGCTTGGATTACAGTTATTTTGAAGAGCTTCAACAACGTGGAGCACTTTTTACTATTCGCATTCGCAATAAACCCAAACTTACTGTGATCAAAGAGTATGAAATCACCGAAAAGGATCGCAAGGAAGGGGTAATCTCTGACCAGTTAGTCTACCTTGGGGACACTGATCGCGAACTCAAGCCAATAAGACTGGTAAGAACGGGCGCATTTAATGATAAAGAAATCCTTTTGGTAACCTCAGAAGCTCCTGAAAAACTGAATGCCGCTATTATCAGTACGATTTATCGTCAGCGCTGGCAAATTGAAGTGTTTTTTAAATGGCTTAAATCCATTTTAGGCTGTCGCAAACTACTCGCTGAATCTTCCAATGGTGTCGCAATACAAATGTATTCGGCGCTTATCGCCGCCATCATGCTGTTTGACTTGTTTGGCAAGAAACCAACTTTAAGACAAATGGAGATGATACAGTTCTTTTTCCTGCGCTATGCCTCAGTTGAAGAACTTGATGATGCAATTGCACAAAGTAAACAAAACTAAAATATAGACGCATGCTTCGCAGGGGTCTTGTAATCTACCCCTGCCCGGATGAGACCTTAATTCTGATAGGTGTTTTATAGAATTAGAGATAAGCCTTTAGGTGCGCTTCATTTTTTGCGATTCGTGGTGTTTTTCTCAAAAAAGACCAAAGATGCCGAACACTTCTGACCTAAAGCTTAGTTTTAGATATGTTTTTATCTTTACCTCGAATATAATAAGCCATGATCAATGAAAAGACTGGTAAATCAACATGAGCCAAAACATCCTCACTGTTAGTAATCTTAGCAAAAGCTATTTTTTAAATAACTCTGAACTCAAAGTCTTAGACTCTGTAAGTTTCACAATTAAAGAATCTGAATCCATTGCTATAACTGGCCCTTCAGGAAGTGGCAAGTCAACTCTCATGGGGCTCTGTGCAGGATTAGACAATCCTGATACTGGCGAGATCCATTTATGCGGTCAAAACATAAGTAAAATGAACGAAGATCAACGCGCATCTTTGCGACTTTCGCACAGCTCTTTCATTTTCCAATCTTTTCATCTCATGCCCACATTAACCGCCTTAGAAAACGTCATGGTTCCACTTGAACTCCAAGGTAATGCTAATAAGGAAACGCGGGAACTCACACTTGAACTCTTGGATCAAGTTGGCCTCAAAGATCGCCACCATCACTTCCCTTCTCAATTATCTGGCGGAGAACAACAACGCGTTGCCATTGCACGCGCCTTTATCAACAGGCCAAAAATCCTCTTTGCAGATGAGCCTACAGGCAATTTAGACACGCATACAGCCAACAATATACAAAGCCTCTTATTTGAACTCAATCAAAAACTTTCAACGAGTCTGATTATAGTAACTCACGATAATGAACTCGCAGCCAAAGCTGATCGAACGCTCAAAATGAAAGCGGGAAAAATAGCTGAATAATGAAGGATTTTTTGTCAAAGCTTTTTAGCCAGTGGACTTGGACTATGGCCAAACGAGAATGGCATAGTCAAAAGAAAAATCTAAGGCTTTATTTACTCTGTATTTCTATTGGTATCGCCGCCCTCGTATCTATCCACTCCTTAGCCTTTTCAGTTCGAAGCTCAATCGATGAACAATCTCGCTCCCTTTTAGGCTCTGATCTTAGCTTAAAAGCACGCGCTCCCATTGATGCTCAATGGCTCAAAGAAATTGAAAGTAAGCTGGGCCCTTCACTGCCTGAAAGACGCTTTGCGGGAATGATAAATTTTCTAAATTCTGAACTCTCCCCTCGATTAATTCAAGTACGCGCCATCTCTGAGGGCTACCCTATTTATGGCAAGATCAAAACGACTCCAGAAAGGGGCTCATCTTACCTTCAAGGTGATCAATGCTTAGTAGAAGGTTCACTAATCTTGCAGTATAATGCAAAAATTGGTGACCAAATTAAACTGGGCCAGGCCACATTTACTATTGCGGCTCAAATTGAATCTCTACCTGGTGAAAGCGGTATGTTATCCGAACTCGCACCTCGTGTACTTATACCATTTTCGAAAATCGAAAGCACCAAGCTCATCAGTTTTGGCAGCCGTATTCAATACCTAGAACACTTTGCGTTCCCCGCAGAAGGTGATCATCAACAATTAGTCGGGGACATAAAAGCACAAGCGGGGCTCAAAGCCGTTCGCGTCGAAACATCAATGAGTCGCCAAGAACGCGTTCGACGCCTAAGTACAAATCTTTTTACCTTCCTCAATTTTAGCGCCATCCTCTCTCTAGTTTTAGGTGCAATAGGCGTAGGCAGTTCTATTCATGTTTATATAAATAAGCAGCTAAAAAGTGCCGCAATCCTTAAGTGTATGGGCGCTCAAAAAAACCAAGTTTTTGCCGTTTATGTTCTACAGATTTTATTACTTGGCTTTGTGGGATCGATTTTGGGTGTTTGTCTTGGATTAGTCATACAATTTTCATTGCCTCAAGTCATTAATCAATTTTTCCCTTTCGAAATTCAAACTCACTTCAACATATCGAGTATACTCTTGGGGCTCATTGCCGGCACTCTGATCACATTACTTTCATCCTTGCCTTCGCTTAAAAAAATCGCTGACCTCAACCCCTTACAGGGGCTTCGCCCAGAAACTATATCAAACCATTCAAAATCTAAGTTTAACTACTTTTTTTACCCTACATGCATCATCAGCACACTACTTCTAACGACACTTTCCTCTGAAAATATAAAAATGGGCTTATTGAGTGGTCTCGCATTAATTATCATTATTATTTGCCTATCCATAGCCGCAAGAATCTTCCTCTATATCATTCGCAAAGTTTTCCCTTCATTTTTACCCTTCACCTATCGACAAGGCTTAAAAAATCTTTTTCGTCCCAACAATCAAACTCACACTCTTATCATTGCTCTAGGCACCGGCGTTTTTGTTATTTCTTTACTTTTCTTACTTAGAGAAAACTTGCTTTATCAAGTTCGTAAAACAACAGAAGACACAAATCCCAACTTCGTACTTTTTGATATCCAACACGATCAAAGCCAAGAGCTCAAATATATTCTTAACAAGGCTCAAGTCCCCATTCTTCAAGAAGTTCCGATCATTGACCTTCGCCTACGGAAAGTTAATGGAACTAAGGTTAGTGAACTTATACAAAAAAACGCTACTCTGGCTCCAGAGAAGCGAATTCCCTCTTGGGCATTAAATCGCACCTATCGTTGCACTTATCAAAATAAAATTCTCGAAAGTGAAAAATTACTCTATGGTGATTTTATTGGTCATTTCGATGGAGACTTTGAGCAAGAACGCATCCCCGTATCCATTGAAAGTGGCATGCTGGAAAAGCTCCAAGTAAAACTTGGTGATACAGTAGACTTTGAACTATCTGGCATTGACCTCCCCTGCGTCATTACATCTGTCCGAGA contains these protein-coding regions:
- a CDS encoding ABC transporter ATP-binding protein, producing the protein MSQNILTVSNLSKSYFLNNSELKVLDSVSFTIKESESIAITGPSGSGKSTLMGLCAGLDNPDTGEIHLCGQNISKMNEDQRASLRLSHSSFIFQSFHLMPTLTALENVMVPLELQGNANKETRELTLELLDQVGLKDRHHHFPSQLSGGEQQRVAIARAFINRPKILFADEPTGNLDTHTANNIQSLLFELNQKLSTSLIIVTHDNELAAKADRTLKMKAGKIAE
- a CDS encoding IS4 family transposase, which codes for MTKTEERNLKRWCLVQEFREKLTKELEHHPRHPSEDDPRRKLHYLDYASAILFTLFNPVLKSMRGLCAASELKKVQEHVTLGKISLGSFSEAQHVFDATSLQHLVQKLSSKIPINKIQDRSLLAAVKDLVAVDGSLFQTLTRVLWAEWLDENHKAAKLHLGFSLLKQSAVDAVITAGNSCERKALLKMVQPGVMYVCDRYYGLDYSYFEELQQRGALFTIRIRNKPKLTVIKEYEITEKDRKEGVISDQLVYLGDTDRELKPIRLVRTGAFNDKEILLVTSEAPEKLNAAIISTIYRQRWQIEVFFKWLKSILGCRKLLAESSNGVAIQMYSALIAAIMLFDLFGKKPTLRQMEMIQFFFLRYASVEELDDAIAQSKQN
- a CDS encoding ABC transporter permease, whose translation is MKDFLSKLFSQWTWTMAKREWHSQKKNLRLYLLCISIGIAALVSIHSLAFSVRSSIDEQSRSLLGSDLSLKARAPIDAQWLKEIESKLGPSLPERRFAGMINFLNSELSPRLIQVRAISEGYPIYGKIKTTPERGSSYLQGDQCLVEGSLILQYNAKIGDQIKLGQATFTIAAQIESLPGESGMLSELAPRVLIPFSKIESTKLISFGSRIQYLEHFAFPAEGDHQQLVGDIKAQAGLKAVRVETSMSRQERVRRLSTNLFTFLNFSAILSLVLGAIGVGSSIHVYINKQLKSAAILKCMGAQKNQVFAVYVLQILLLGFVGSILGVCLGLVIQFSLPQVINQFFPFEIQTHFNISSILLGLIAGTLITLLSSLPSLKKIADLNPLQGLRPETISNHSKSKFNYFFYPTCIISTLLLTTLSSENIKMGLLSGLALIIIIICLSIAARIFLYIIRKVFPSFLPFTYRQGLKNLFRPNNQTHTLIIALGTGVFVISLLFLLRENLLYQVRKTTEDTNPNFVLFDIQHDQSQELKYILNKAQVPILQEVPIIDLRLRKVNGTKVSELIQKNATLAPEKRIPSWALNRTYRCTYQNKILESEKLLYGDFIGHFDGDFEQERIPVSIESGMLEKLQVKLGDTVDFELSGIDLPCVITSVRDVEWMQMRPNFFFVFPSGPLNEAPQMQVIVSRSSDPESTNRLQTQINSTFPNISFLDLTLVIKTMTALLDKLSLAIRFMAGFSILTGFIILTSTLKLSQNQRQKESVLLKILGASKKQIQKILLSEFTFLAIISTNTGCLIAYILNQLIGRYVFENTPPITLNVLFISNISLTFITICIGLLNSKQTFASPSLESLRE